The following coding sequences lie in one Oncorhynchus masou masou isolate Uvic2021 chromosome 20, UVic_Omas_1.1, whole genome shotgun sequence genomic window:
- the LOC135506994 gene encoding small ribosomal subunit protein eS1, with the protein MAVGKNKRLTKGGKKGAKKKIVDPFSKKDWYDVKAPAMFNIRNIGKTLVSRTQGTRIASDGLKGRVFEVSLADLQNDEVAFRKFKLISEDVQGKNCLTNFHGMDLTRDKMCSMVKKWQTMIEAHVDVKTTDGYLLRLFCVGFTKKRTNQIRKTSYAQHQQVRQIRKKMMEIMTREVQTNDLKEVVNKLIPDSVGKDIEKACQSIYPLHDVYVRKVKMLKKPKFELGKLMELHGEGGGSSTAKPSGDDTGAKVDRADGYEPPIQETV; encoded by the exons ATGGCAGTCGGCAAGAATAAGAGGCTGACCAAAGGTGGCAAAAAAGGTGCCAAAAAGAAGAT TGTCGACCCTTTCTCCAAGAAGGACTGGTATGATGTCAAGGCACCCGCTATGTTCAACATCCGCAACATTGGCAAGACCTTGGTCTCCAGGACTCAGGGAACCC GAATTGCCTCTGATGGTCTGAAGGGACGTGTGTTCGAGGTGAGCCTTGCTGACCTGCAGAACGATGAGGTGGCCTTCCGCAAGTTCAAGCTGATCTCAGAAGACGTGCAGGGCAAGAACTGTCTGACCAACTTCCACGGCATGGACCTGACCCGTGACAAGATGTGCTCCATGGTCAAGAAGTGGCAG ACCATGATTGAGGCCCATGTGGACGTGAAGACCACCGACGGCTACCTCCTGCGTCTGTTCTGCGTCGGCTTCACCAAGAAGCGCACCAACCAGATCAGGAAGACGTCGTACGCCCAGCACCAGCAGGTCCGTCAGATCAGGAAGAAGATGATGGAGATCATGACCCGTGAGGTCCAGACCAACGACCTGAAGGAAGTCGTCAACAAGCT GATCCCTGACTCCGTTGGCAAGGACATTGAGAAGGCCTGCCAGTCCATCTACCCCCTCCACGACGTCTACGTCAGGAAAGTTAAGATGCTGAAGAAGCCCAAATTTGAGT TGGGCAAACTGATGGAGCTACACGGTGAGGGTGGTGGCAGCAGTACAGCCAAGCCCTCTGGGGATGACACTGGGGCTAAGGTGGATAGGGCCGACGGCTACGAGCCCCCCATCCAAGAGACCGTCTAA